A region of Streptomyces sp. R44 DNA encodes the following proteins:
- a CDS encoding DUF6578 domain-containing protein — protein MTLTIWVDDWQIQCCGESFAPGDVVSWTLLEVDPEDYVDVVGVERADEIDFREEHHGQDEGHAPASVEVVSIVEVHCRYGVPPGATDKVNYPVPGTTVLVPVERADGWAKARPDVRFAGYLVTARCVADLPEGAAAHGR, from the coding sequence ATGACGTTGACGATTTGGGTCGATGACTGGCAGATCCAGTGCTGCGGAGAGAGCTTCGCGCCAGGGGACGTTGTCTCCTGGACGCTGCTGGAGGTCGATCCGGAGGACTACGTCGACGTCGTCGGTGTCGAACGTGCTGATGAGATCGACTTCCGCGAGGAGCATCACGGCCAGGACGAGGGACATGCGCCCGCCTCGGTGGAGGTGGTGTCGATCGTCGAGGTGCACTGCCGTTACGGGGTACCCCCGGGCGCCACGGACAAGGTGAACTACCCCGTTCCGGGCACGACCGTGCTGGTACCGGTTGAGAGGGCGGACGGGTGGGCGAAGGCCAGGCCGGACGTCAGGTTCGCGGGCTACTTGGTGACCGCCCGGTGTGTCGCCGACCTGCCGGAAGGCGCGGCTGCTCACGGTCGATGA
- a CDS encoding tetratricopeptide repeat protein gives MEKSEAKRLLERAREMWDAEEWLRSAELYEQVLAHYPDEGPSAEWWYDAALAYKFLRNWAKAYELGREAAARSLRGEQDPAFWNLGVAATIQRDWSTARDAWEGFGIPMPEGEGEINGAFGPACVRLDTGGEREVVWIQRLCPTRGRVMNVPATKGRRFGEIVVHDGEPTGERTYNGQRVAVFDELLLFETSPLPTLHATVNAADASDVDALVASFFAQDFGAEPASSFHMLCACCSEGRVDWDEAGVPTHGGSQTVWLAAPETEARQLLDAWAIGGERSWNGLELFG, from the coding sequence GTGGAGAAGTCCGAGGCGAAGCGGTTGCTGGAACGAGCTCGGGAGATGTGGGATGCGGAGGAGTGGCTGCGTTCCGCCGAGCTGTACGAGCAGGTCCTTGCTCACTATCCGGACGAGGGCCCCAGCGCGGAGTGGTGGTACGACGCGGCACTGGCGTACAAGTTTCTGCGTAACTGGGCAAAGGCCTACGAACTCGGCCGTGAGGCTGCTGCCCGCTCGCTGCGCGGCGAGCAGGACCCGGCGTTTTGGAACCTGGGGGTCGCTGCCACGATCCAGCGTGACTGGTCGACCGCCCGTGACGCTTGGGAGGGCTTCGGAATCCCGATGCCAGAGGGGGAGGGGGAGATCAACGGCGCCTTCGGCCCGGCGTGCGTGCGGCTGGACACGGGCGGCGAGCGCGAGGTGGTCTGGATCCAGCGGCTCTGCCCAACGCGAGGACGCGTGATGAACGTCCCTGCCACGAAAGGCCGGCGCTTCGGGGAGATCGTCGTCCACGATGGGGAGCCGACCGGCGAGCGGACGTACAACGGCCAGAGAGTCGCTGTCTTCGACGAATTGCTGCTCTTCGAGACCTCTCCACTGCCGACGCTGCATGCGACCGTAAACGCAGCGGATGCATCCGACGTCGACGCCTTGGTGGCTTCATTCTTCGCGCAGGACTTCGGTGCCGAGCCGGCGAGCAGCTTCCACATGCTGTGCGCATGCTGCAGCGAGGGGCGGGTCGACTGGGATGAGGCCGGCGTGCCGACACATGGTGGCTCACAGACCGTCTGGCTGGCCGCCCCTGAGACCGAGGCCCGGCAGCTACTGGATGCGTGGGCGATCGGCGGCGAACGCAGCTGGAACGGACTGGAGCTGTTTGGTTGA
- a CDS encoding lamin tail domain-containing protein, which produces MLRVRTLAAVTAAAASGILLLPSQAQAAGSVHLYKVYYDSPGTDNRSNSSLNAEYVQIRNTTGAAVNLRGWTLTDAANHKYTFGAFSLGAGKIVTVRTGRGTNTAANVYQNRAAYVWNNDKDTATLRKSNGTSVDTCAYNSTRVDYKWC; this is translated from the coding sequence ATGCTTCGCGTACGCACGCTCGCGGCCGTGACCGCGGCCGCCGCCTCCGGCATCCTCCTGCTGCCTTCGCAGGCGCAGGCGGCCGGTTCGGTCCACCTGTACAAGGTCTACTACGACAGCCCGGGCACGGACAACCGGTCCAACAGCAGCCTGAACGCCGAGTACGTCCAGATACGCAACACGACCGGCGCCGCGGTCAACCTGCGGGGGTGGACGCTGACGGACGCGGCCAACCACAAGTACACCTTCGGCGCCTTCTCGCTCGGCGCGGGCAAGATCGTGACGGTCCGCACGGGCCGGGGCACGAACACCGCCGCGAACGTCTACCAGAACCGCGCGGCGTACGTCTGGAACAACGACAAGGACACGGCGACGCTGCGCAAGTCGAACGGCACGAGCGTGGACACGTGCGCGTACAACTCGACGCGGGTGGACTACAAGTGGTGCTGA
- a CDS encoding SMI1/KNR4 family protein: protein MTPNEDRQFPAALAAAMAVRLDCIGEDGVDFEPYESFLTADETTDWLRAWTGNSDLTGDDFRVFGQDGTGGNVAFWLTRPGRDLTEQPVVFMGSEGETGVVARDLGTFLWLLADGFGPWEAAAFYEPEPDWAPRVNEDLAAIAEQHAPSCRASAATIVAQATQEFPDFDDTIMGLCR from the coding sequence ATGACCCCGAACGAAGACCGCCAGTTTCCCGCTGCGCTCGCCGCTGCCATGGCGGTCCGGCTCGACTGCATAGGCGAGGACGGCGTCGACTTCGAACCCTACGAGTCCTTCCTGACTGCCGACGAGACAACGGACTGGCTCCGTGCGTGGACGGGCAACAGCGACCTGACCGGCGATGACTTCCGCGTCTTCGGCCAGGACGGCACCGGCGGGAACGTAGCCTTCTGGCTCACCCGTCCCGGCCGGGACCTGACAGAGCAGCCCGTCGTCTTCATGGGCTCCGAAGGAGAGACCGGAGTCGTCGCCCGCGACCTGGGCACCTTCCTGTGGCTGCTGGCCGACGGCTTCGGCCCGTGGGAAGCGGCCGCCTTCTACGAACCCGAGCCCGACTGGGCTCCCAGGGTCAACGAGGACCTGGCGGCCATCGCGGAGCAGCACGCTCCGTCCTGCCGTGCGTCGGCGGCGACGATCGTCGCGCAGGCCACACAGGAGTTCCCCGACTTCGACGACACCATCATGGGGTTGTGCCGCTGA
- a CDS encoding DUF4231 domain-containing protein, with amino-acid sequence MAEVGDAPEVGVTGGEMTPQRYMETRLAQYQGWYDAKATRMKAMHLRMRTVSVVGGALVPVFVNLDLGFARVTATVLSVVVVAAVSLESVYRYREQWKNYRSTEQLLGHERVYFETKVGPYHNLAEREAFSVLVSRVEKAIANENSATLNVMTLGGQVNSDVQQHGGGVPGAREAAEAS; translated from the coding sequence ATGGCTGAGGTGGGGGACGCGCCCGAAGTGGGCGTGACGGGTGGCGAGATGACGCCGCAGCGGTACATGGAGACCAGGCTCGCGCAGTACCAGGGGTGGTACGACGCCAAAGCGACCCGGATGAAGGCCATGCATCTGCGGATGCGGACCGTCTCCGTCGTCGGCGGCGCCCTGGTGCCCGTGTTCGTGAATCTGGACCTGGGGTTCGCGCGGGTCACCGCCACGGTCCTGAGCGTCGTGGTCGTCGCCGCCGTGTCGCTCGAGAGTGTCTACCGCTATCGCGAGCAGTGGAAGAACTACCGGTCCACCGAGCAGTTGCTCGGGCATGAGCGGGTTTACTTTGAGACCAAGGTCGGGCCTTATCACAACCTCGCTGAGCGCGAGGCGTTCTCTGTTCTTGTTTCGCGTGTCGAGAAGGCCATCGCCAACGAGAACTCCGCCACCCTGAACGTCATGACCCTCGGCGGACAGGTCAACTCCGACGTCCAGCAGCACGGGGGTGGCGTGCCCGGGGCCCGGGAGGCGGCCGAGGCCTCCTGA